One stretch of Daphnia pulicaria isolate SC F1-1A chromosome 6, SC_F0-13Bv2, whole genome shotgun sequence DNA includes these proteins:
- the LOC124341808 gene encoding uncharacterized protein LOC124341808, which produces MANLDTDSPVVWPKWCYNNRPKNDKDATEATVPKTPLSNKTRRKKIARSKQESSGVKRERCTPDMEIGTGSSRSGSPYSPNSHSYQPQTPSNAETPSNSCFSPPERFSPGNQNIATSKLMSEGLQMSRNYSDFMRSLAAKYNNSNPNDYPSQQTNSLISLMDSRSSCKELVSGEGSSHQTSTFPLFNIPMSSFTSNAMAARKHSELASTGSGSGKKERKEEFFTIPVLPLCGLVQDANIHQGLPPGFPSNPTMDMSSTQALLSIVRSATARNAQQINTYFGGVAAPTSTASLKRTAETAGIASQTPLDLSAPVAKRPYAETLAQSTGRNSRFLDSARASSLESDNLFKRQYSPTDRKSPSRFVANVISAYVNANNAEKKVATQNTVSVVHAPTNCHLSCAAHSCSPAAAEVREWSISHVVDFVRSIDLCKEYAQVFQEHSIDGSILPLLTEEHLITSMNMKLGPALKLRSVLAKKIGHCAICLHCVHCHAESTRVTPSPSLQDQKDFGNA; this is translated from the exons atggcaaatcTGGACACGGACAGTCCTGTCGTATGGCCAAAATGGTGTTACA ATAATCGACCCAAAAACGATAAAGACGCTACCGAGGCGACAGTTCCCAAAACCCCTTTGTCAAACAAGACTCGTCGTAAAAAGATCGCACGAAGCAAGCAAGAGAGCTCTGGCGTCAAACGCGAACGCTGCACTCCTGATATGGAGATCGGCACGGGATCATCTCGCAGCGGTTCACCATACAGTCCCAATTCCCATTCCTACCAACCTCAAACGCCTTCAAACGCGGAAACGCCAAGCAACTCCTGTTTCTCTCCACCGGAGCGTTTCAGCCCGGGAAACCAGAACATCGCCACCAGCAAGTTGATGTCAGAAGGACTGCAAATGTCTCGAAACTACAGTGATTTCATGCGTAGCTTAGCAGCAAAATACAACAATTCCAATCCCAATGACTACCCATCCCAACAAACCAACAGTTTGATATCGCTGATGGACTCGCGTTCCTCTTGCAAGGAACTGGTTTCCGGCGAAGGATCTTCACATCAGACGTCCACTTTCCCCCTATTTAATATACCGATGAGTTCGTTTACTTCAAACGCTATGGCTGCCCGAAAGCATTCCGAGCTGGCCTCCACAGGAAGCGGAAGTGGTAAGAAAGAGCGTAAGGAAGAATTTTTCACGATTCCGGTTTTGCCTCTGTGTGGACTGGTGCAAGACGCAAATATTCATCAAGGACTACCACCTGGTTTCCCGTCCAACCCTACGATGGATATGAGCTCGACCCAAGCTTTGCTCAGCATTGTCCGCTCAGCTACGGCTCGAAATGCCCAGCAGATAAATACGTACTTCGGCGGCGTTGCTGCCCCAACTTCAACGGCATCTTTGAAACGAACAGCTGAAACGGCTGGAATCGCATCGCAAACACCGCTCGATCTGAGCGCTCCTGTTGCTAAACGCCCCTACGCGGAAACGCTGGCGCAGTCAACTGGACGTAATAGTCGCTTCCTTGATTCAGCCAGAGCGTCTTCGTTGGAATCGGACAACCTTTTTAAGAGACAATACTCTCCCACTGACAGAAAGTCGCCATCACGTTTCGTAGCAAATGTGATAAGTGCTTATGTCAACGCTAATAATGCAGAGAAGAAAGTGGCAACGCAAAATACGGTTTCAGTCGTTCATGCTCCCACAAACTGCCATTTGAGTTGTGCTGCGCATTCTTGTAGTCCGGCCGCAGCTGAAGTGCGGGAGTGGTCAATCAGCCATGTAGTTGATTTCGTCAGAAGCATTGATCTCTGCAAAGAATACGCTCAG GTATTTCAAGAGCATTCAATCGACGGTAGTATACTTCCATTGTTGACTGAAGAGCATCTCATTACAAGCATGAACATGAAACTAGGCCCGGCATTAAAGCTGAGATCCGTGTTGGCAAAAAAGATTGGCCATTGTGCTATATGCCTTCATTGTGTTCATTGTCATGCTGAATCAACCAGAGTGACTCCGTCTCCGTCTTTACAAGATCAAAAAGATTTCGGCAATGCATGA